One Onychostoma macrolepis isolate SWU-2019 chromosome 10, ASM1243209v1, whole genome shotgun sequence genomic region harbors:
- the LOC131547712 gene encoding adhesion G-protein coupled receptor G2 isoform X1, producing the protein MVWCVGKDHDVKYSRLSMLVSTRAMATKRLSRWSFGFWSHLDSVFLLLLLLLCNPVTSSTNVTTIGTSAITPSTAPPNSTTVTGGTTAIITTTHLSTTKVDNNSSIVPLTTSHVTEQNTTAMVQTTATASNISTTIPATTFTTELHSTDNRTVESTPYTSTGNTTAFETTTNFTSTGNTTAFETTTNFTSTGNTTAFETTTNFTTFTGTPGPSSSTNITDTTPTTDQTLATTAPTPCNFYQSCVKAFYWMTVNVTVTHENEIQIQTWLYGSKLSACAVFVQKARTVVDLTDGVPIDAFMISSKSIEKSSLEDMEVTCDPKNSTKNAQCNILLQLSAPANVCCIRDALMEMNSENASVRIVGTIERVGVCADNITQISDGQYDKCDPTVKVDACNTKPQNISCGNSTNVIFTLDSQDNCTISPMPMCYCSSHCNSSNFFYYSFNINVITVMDNNNSQIYDMLKYSPCTNTSSVCNISQSFISHKKDSRVICRYTEGLNGSHLCNVKVKLDTAMDLCDIRTALEVILTPQKDVIFKGVVSRVAFCYNTSLDPLQQTLMWEQSLSTNFSSEGFCMEPNFNGNCSGGSIVILLNDSCNSSATTFQNSTTTPPSFTSNSLSNTTFINTTVTIETASVNVTTTVSSTTSGTLDAEGLLKLSANASSLNATQVEQILSQLESLLSGPNVSLALANTSVNIVNNLLDVPVAVMTPFSKRAIGVVDTVGLKLVVSGTNQSVLSQSLALAVKKVDGTNFQETSFSLIGTSNVQIRSNPSMETEDIMVQVRSTPLGSIVLPASLTQNLTAEQQRLASRVQFNFFQKTTFFQDKKLGERKLNSGIVGSSVANLSISGLQKEVLITLRNTGPIPANYVATCVFWDFGLNDGSGGWNSSGCRVLNSSAEETRCACNHLTSFGILLDISKTAINGPHSDILTYITYIGCGISAIFLSATLLTYLAFGKLRKDIPSKILIQLCLALLLLNLVFLLDAWLALYPDAVGLCISTAFFLHYFLLASFTWMALEAVHMYLALVKVFNTYITRFMVKIGLAGWGIPLVVVIIVIAINKDHYGLVTYGRYANGATNDFCWIKNDIVFYVAVVAYFSLVFLINLIMFIVVMIQLCRVKHQNPHNVQNRSSWQEMRSVAGLTVLLGLTWGFAFFAWGPVNLPFMYLFAIFNSLQGFFIFVFHCAMKENVRRQWRTYLCCGSLRLAENSEWSRTATQKINKATKKGGFSFRSANSNNSSSTFLNHDSLASDAPLGVSNPMNDRIITAAEAPSSGSDMVLNEINNQYRGQRS; encoded by the exons AGCAATGGCAACCAAACGATTGAGTAGATGGAGTTTTGGATTCTGGAGCCATCTGGATTCtgtatttctcctgctcctgcTCCTGCTGTGCAATCCAG TAACATCGAGCACAAATGTCACAACAATTGGGACTTCAGCCATCACACCATCTACGGCACCCCCAAATTCAACAACAGTGACTGGAGGAACCACAGCTATCATTACCACAACACATTTATCTACGACCAAAGTAGACAATAACTCATCAATAGTGCCGTTAACAACAAGCCATGTTACTGAGCAAAATACAACAGCAATGGTGCAAACCACAGCCACAGCTTCTAACATAAGCACAACCATCCCAGCAACAACATTTACGACGGAATTACACAGCACTGATAATCGAACTGTGGAAAGCACACCATACACATCCACTGGAAACACAACTGCTTTTGAAACAACCACAAACTTCACATCCACTGGAAACACAACTGCTTTTGAAACAACCACAAACTTCACATCCACTGGAAACACAACTGCTTTTGAAACAACCACAAACTTCACAACATTTACAGGAACA CCCGGACCATCGTCCTCCACCAATATAACTGATACAACACCAACCACTGACCAAACATTAGCAACGACCG CACCCACACCTTGTAATTTTTATCAAAGCTGTGTGAAAG cattttactGGATGACTGTTAATGTAACAGTAACACATGAAAATGAAATACAGATCCAGACATGG CTTTATGGAAGCAAGCTAAGTGCATGTGCAGTTTTCGTACAAAAGGCTAGGACTGTGGTGGATCTCACTGACGGTGTACCAATTGATGCATTTATGATATCCAGCAAAAG TATAGAGAAATCCAGTCTTGAA GACATGGAGGTCACATGTGATCCAAAAAATAGTACAAA GAATGCACAGTGCAATATTCTTCTGCAGCTGAGTGCACCTGCCAATGTTTGCTGCATTAGAGACGCTCTGATGGAGATGAATTCAGAAAATGCCAGTGTCCGTATAGTGGGAACAATAGAAAGAGTGG GTGTGTGTGCAGATAACATAACACAGATCTCAGATGGACAATATGACAAATGTGATCCGACAGTCAAAGTTGATGCATGTAATACAAAACCACAGAACATCTCATG TGGAAACAgtacaaatgtgatttttacaCTGGATTCTCAGGATAACTGCACTATAAGTC CAATGCCAATGTGTTATTGTTCTTCACACTGCAATAGCTCAA atttcttctattacagttttaacaTCAATGTGATTACTGTAATGGACAACAATAACAGCCAA ATTTATGATATGTTGAAATACTCACCATGCACAAACACATC ATCTGTTTGTAACATATCACAGTCTTTCATAAGTCACAAGAAG GACTCACGAGTGATTTGTAGATACACGGAAGGGTTAAATGG ATCACACCTTTGTAATGTTAAAGTGAAACTAGACACAGCCATGGACTTGTGTGATATTCGCACGGCTCTAGAGGTCATCTTAACACCTCAGAAAGATGTGATCTTTAAAGGTGTTGTGAGCAGAGTTG CTTTCTGCTATAATACCTCTTTGGATCCTTTACAACAAACTCTCATGTGGGAGCAATCTCTGAGTACAAATTTCAGTTCTGAAGGCTTTTGCATGGAGCCAAACTTTAATGGAAACTG CTCAGGGGGTAGTATAGTCATTCTCCTGAATGACAGCTGTAATTCATCTGCAACCACATTCCAAAACAGTACCACAACTCCTCCATCTTTCACAAGTAACTCACTCTCTAACACAACCTTCATTAACACTACAGTCACAATAGAGACAGCTTCTGTGAATGTAACAACCACAG TGTCCTCAACCACGTCAGGTACATTAGATGCTGAAGGATTGTTGAAGTTGAGTGCAAATGCCTCGTCTTTAAACGCCACTCAGGTGGAGCAGATTTTATCACAGCTAGAGTCACTCCTCTCTGGGCCCAACGTCAGCCTGGCTCTGGCAAACACCTCCGTCAACATTGTCAACAACCTCCTTGATGTTCCTGTAGCTGTAATGACTCCTTTCTCAAAGAG GGCCATTGGGGTTGTGGACACAGTGGGTCTTAAACTGGTTGTATCAGGGACGAATCAGTCAGTACTTTCACAGTCACTGGCTCTGGCAGTGAAGAAAGTCGATGGGACCAACTTTCAGGAGACGTCCTTCTCCTTAATTGGAACATCTAATGTGCAG ATTCGAAGTAACCCCAGCATGGAGACTGAAGACATCATGGTTCAGGTTCGGTCCACTCCTCTGGGTTCAATCGTCCTCCCAGCATCCCTCACACAGAACCTCACGGCAGAACAGCAGCGGCTCGCATCCAGAGTCCAGTTCAACTTCTTCCAGAAGACCACCTTCTTCCAG GACAAAAAACTGGGTGAACGTAAACTAAACAGCGGGATTGTGGGTAGCAGTGTGGCTAACCTGAGCATCTCAGGTCTACAGAAGGAAGTGCTGATAACCCTGCGAAACACAGGGCCCATTCCG GCTAACTATGTAGCTACCTGTGTATTCTGGGACTTTGGATTGAATG ATGGCTCGGGTGGCTGGAATTCTTCTGGGTGCCGTGTGCTTAATTCTTCTGCTGAAGAAACCCGGTGCGCCTGCAATCACCTTACCAGCTTCGGTATTCTGCTA GACATTTCCAAGACTGCCATCAATGGACCGCATTCTGACATTCTGACATACATTACGTACATCGGATGTGGCATCTCAGCCATTTTCCTCTCTGCCACCCTGCTCACATATCTGGCCTTTGG TAAACTGCGCAAAGACATTCCGTCGAAGATCCTGATTCAGCTGTGTTTGGCCTTGCTGCTGCTAAACCTGGTGTTCCTATTGGACGCCTGGCTGGCTCTGTACCCAGATGCCGTGGGTCTTTGCATCTCCACTGCTTTTTTCCTGCATTATTTCCTCCTGGCGTCCTTTACCTGGATGGCACTGGAAGCTGTCCACATGTATCTGGCCCTCGTCAAGGTGTTCAACACCTACATCACCCGCTTTATGGTCAAGATAGGACTTGCTGGATGGG GCATTCCTCTCGTGGTAGTCATAATAGTCATAGCTATTAACAAAGACCACTATGGCCTTGTGACGTATGGGAGATATGCAAATGGAGCGACTAATGATTT CTGCTGGATAAAAAACGACATTGTCTTCTATGTTGCTGTGGTGGCGTACTTCAGTCTTGTCTTCCTGATAAACCTCATCATGTTTATCGTGGTTATGATCCAGCTGTGTCGCGTTAAGCATCAGAACCCTCACAACGTGCAGAATCGCAGCAGCTGGCAGGAGATGCGCAGTGTTGCTGGACTCACCGTGCTTCTGGGCCTCACCTGGGGCTTCGCTTTCTTCGCCTGGGGTCCTGTTAACCTACCCTTCATGTACCTGTTTGCTATTTTTAACTCTTTACAAG GATTCTTCATATTTGTGTTCCATTGTGCCATGAAAGAAAACGTCAGACGACAATGGAGGACATACCTGTGTTGTGGCAGCCTGAGGCTGGCAGAAAATTCAG AATGGAGTCGCACAGCAACTCAAAAGATAAACAAAGCCACCAAAAAAGGAGGGTTTTCATTCCGCTCGGCGAATTCTAACAATTCTAGCTCAACGTTCCTGAACCATGACAGCTTGGCATCTGATGCGCCCTTAGGTGTCA
- the LOC131547712 gene encoding uncharacterized protein LOC131547712 isoform X3 has translation MVWCVGKDHDVKYSRLSMLVSTRAMATKRLSRWSFGFWSHLDSVFLLLLLLLCNPVTSSTNVTTIGTSAITPSTAPPNSTTVTGGTTAIITTTHLSTTKVDNNSSIVPLTTSHVTEQNTTAMVQTTATASNISTTIPATTFTTELHSTDNRTVESTPYTSTGNTTAFETTTNFTSTGNTTAFETTTNFTSTGNTTAFETTTNFTTFTGTPGPSSSTNITDTTPTTDQTLATTAPTPCNFYQSCVKAFYWMTVNVTVTHENEIQIQTWLYGSKLSACAVFVQKARTVVDLTDGVPIDAFMISSKSIEKSSLEDMEVTCDPKNSTKNAQCNILLQLSAPANVCCIRDALMEMNSENASVRIVGTIERVGVCADNITQISDGQYDKCDPTVKVDACNTKPQNISCGNSTNVIFTLDSQDNCTISPMPMCYCSSHCNSSNFFYYSFNINVITVMDNNNSQIYDMLKYSPCTNTSSVCNISQSFISHKKDSRVICRYTEGLNGSHLCNVKVKLDTAMDLCDIRTALEVILTPQKDVIFKGVVSRVAFCYNTSLDPLQQTLMWEQSLSTNFSSEGFCMEPNFNGNCSGGSIVILLNDSCNSSATTFQNSTTTPPSFTMSSTTSGTLDAEGLLKLSANASSLNATQVEQILSQLESLLSGPNVSLALANTSVNIVNNLLDVPVAVMTPFSKRAIGVVDTVGLKLVVSGTNQSVLSQSLALAVKKVDGTNFQETSFSLIGTSNVQIRSNPSMETEDIMVQVRSTPLGSIVLPASLTQNLTAEQQRLASRVQFNFFQKTTFFQDKKLGERKLNSGIVGSSVANLSISGLQKEVLITLRNTGPIPANYVATCVFWDFGLNDGSGGWNSSGCRVLNSSAEETRCACNHLTSFGILLDISKTAINGPHSDILTYITYIGCGISAIFLSATLLTYLAFGKLRKDIPSKILIQLCLALLLLNLVFLLDAWLALYPDAVGLCISTAFFLHYFLLASFTWMALEAVHMYLALVKVFNTYITRFMVKIGLAGWGIPLVVVIIVIAINKDHYGLVTYGRYANGATNDFCWIKNDIVFYVAVVAYFSLVFLINLIMFIVVMIQLCRVKHQNPHNVQNRSSWQEMRSVAGLTVLLGLTWGFAFFAWGPVNLPFMYLFAIFNSLQGFFIFVFHCAMKENVRRQWRTYLCCGSLRLAENSEWSRTATQKINKATKKGGFSFRSANSNNSSSTFLNHDSLASDAPLGVSNPMNDRIITAAEAPSSGSDMVLNEINNQYRGQRS, from the exons AGCAATGGCAACCAAACGATTGAGTAGATGGAGTTTTGGATTCTGGAGCCATCTGGATTCtgtatttctcctgctcctgcTCCTGCTGTGCAATCCAG TAACATCGAGCACAAATGTCACAACAATTGGGACTTCAGCCATCACACCATCTACGGCACCCCCAAATTCAACAACAGTGACTGGAGGAACCACAGCTATCATTACCACAACACATTTATCTACGACCAAAGTAGACAATAACTCATCAATAGTGCCGTTAACAACAAGCCATGTTACTGAGCAAAATACAACAGCAATGGTGCAAACCACAGCCACAGCTTCTAACATAAGCACAACCATCCCAGCAACAACATTTACGACGGAATTACACAGCACTGATAATCGAACTGTGGAAAGCACACCATACACATCCACTGGAAACACAACTGCTTTTGAAACAACCACAAACTTCACATCCACTGGAAACACAACTGCTTTTGAAACAACCACAAACTTCACATCCACTGGAAACACAACTGCTTTTGAAACAACCACAAACTTCACAACATTTACAGGAACA CCCGGACCATCGTCCTCCACCAATATAACTGATACAACACCAACCACTGACCAAACATTAGCAACGACCG CACCCACACCTTGTAATTTTTATCAAAGCTGTGTGAAAG cattttactGGATGACTGTTAATGTAACAGTAACACATGAAAATGAAATACAGATCCAGACATGG CTTTATGGAAGCAAGCTAAGTGCATGTGCAGTTTTCGTACAAAAGGCTAGGACTGTGGTGGATCTCACTGACGGTGTACCAATTGATGCATTTATGATATCCAGCAAAAG TATAGAGAAATCCAGTCTTGAA GACATGGAGGTCACATGTGATCCAAAAAATAGTACAAA GAATGCACAGTGCAATATTCTTCTGCAGCTGAGTGCACCTGCCAATGTTTGCTGCATTAGAGACGCTCTGATGGAGATGAATTCAGAAAATGCCAGTGTCCGTATAGTGGGAACAATAGAAAGAGTGG GTGTGTGTGCAGATAACATAACACAGATCTCAGATGGACAATATGACAAATGTGATCCGACAGTCAAAGTTGATGCATGTAATACAAAACCACAGAACATCTCATG TGGAAACAgtacaaatgtgatttttacaCTGGATTCTCAGGATAACTGCACTATAAGTC CAATGCCAATGTGTTATTGTTCTTCACACTGCAATAGCTCAA atttcttctattacagttttaacaTCAATGTGATTACTGTAATGGACAACAATAACAGCCAA ATTTATGATATGTTGAAATACTCACCATGCACAAACACATC ATCTGTTTGTAACATATCACAGTCTTTCATAAGTCACAAGAAG GACTCACGAGTGATTTGTAGATACACGGAAGGGTTAAATGG ATCACACCTTTGTAATGTTAAAGTGAAACTAGACACAGCCATGGACTTGTGTGATATTCGCACGGCTCTAGAGGTCATCTTAACACCTCAGAAAGATGTGATCTTTAAAGGTGTTGTGAGCAGAGTTG CTTTCTGCTATAATACCTCTTTGGATCCTTTACAACAAACTCTCATGTGGGAGCAATCTCTGAGTACAAATTTCAGTTCTGAAGGCTTTTGCATGGAGCCAAACTTTAATGGAAACTG CTCAGGGGGTAGTATAGTCATTCTCCTGAATGACAGCTGTAATTCATCTGCAACCACATTCCAAAACAGTACCACAACTCCTCCATCTTTCACAA TGTCCTCAACCACGTCAGGTACATTAGATGCTGAAGGATTGTTGAAGTTGAGTGCAAATGCCTCGTCTTTAAACGCCACTCAGGTGGAGCAGATTTTATCACAGCTAGAGTCACTCCTCTCTGGGCCCAACGTCAGCCTGGCTCTGGCAAACACCTCCGTCAACATTGTCAACAACCTCCTTGATGTTCCTGTAGCTGTAATGACTCCTTTCTCAAAGAG GGCCATTGGGGTTGTGGACACAGTGGGTCTTAAACTGGTTGTATCAGGGACGAATCAGTCAGTACTTTCACAGTCACTGGCTCTGGCAGTGAAGAAAGTCGATGGGACCAACTTTCAGGAGACGTCCTTCTCCTTAATTGGAACATCTAATGTGCAG ATTCGAAGTAACCCCAGCATGGAGACTGAAGACATCATGGTTCAGGTTCGGTCCACTCCTCTGGGTTCAATCGTCCTCCCAGCATCCCTCACACAGAACCTCACGGCAGAACAGCAGCGGCTCGCATCCAGAGTCCAGTTCAACTTCTTCCAGAAGACCACCTTCTTCCAG GACAAAAAACTGGGTGAACGTAAACTAAACAGCGGGATTGTGGGTAGCAGTGTGGCTAACCTGAGCATCTCAGGTCTACAGAAGGAAGTGCTGATAACCCTGCGAAACACAGGGCCCATTCCG GCTAACTATGTAGCTACCTGTGTATTCTGGGACTTTGGATTGAATG ATGGCTCGGGTGGCTGGAATTCTTCTGGGTGCCGTGTGCTTAATTCTTCTGCTGAAGAAACCCGGTGCGCCTGCAATCACCTTACCAGCTTCGGTATTCTGCTA GACATTTCCAAGACTGCCATCAATGGACCGCATTCTGACATTCTGACATACATTACGTACATCGGATGTGGCATCTCAGCCATTTTCCTCTCTGCCACCCTGCTCACATATCTGGCCTTTGG TAAACTGCGCAAAGACATTCCGTCGAAGATCCTGATTCAGCTGTGTTTGGCCTTGCTGCTGCTAAACCTGGTGTTCCTATTGGACGCCTGGCTGGCTCTGTACCCAGATGCCGTGGGTCTTTGCATCTCCACTGCTTTTTTCCTGCATTATTTCCTCCTGGCGTCCTTTACCTGGATGGCACTGGAAGCTGTCCACATGTATCTGGCCCTCGTCAAGGTGTTCAACACCTACATCACCCGCTTTATGGTCAAGATAGGACTTGCTGGATGGG GCATTCCTCTCGTGGTAGTCATAATAGTCATAGCTATTAACAAAGACCACTATGGCCTTGTGACGTATGGGAGATATGCAAATGGAGCGACTAATGATTT CTGCTGGATAAAAAACGACATTGTCTTCTATGTTGCTGTGGTGGCGTACTTCAGTCTTGTCTTCCTGATAAACCTCATCATGTTTATCGTGGTTATGATCCAGCTGTGTCGCGTTAAGCATCAGAACCCTCACAACGTGCAGAATCGCAGCAGCTGGCAGGAGATGCGCAGTGTTGCTGGACTCACCGTGCTTCTGGGCCTCACCTGGGGCTTCGCTTTCTTCGCCTGGGGTCCTGTTAACCTACCCTTCATGTACCTGTTTGCTATTTTTAACTCTTTACAAG GATTCTTCATATTTGTGTTCCATTGTGCCATGAAAGAAAACGTCAGACGACAATGGAGGACATACCTGTGTTGTGGCAGCCTGAGGCTGGCAGAAAATTCAG AATGGAGTCGCACAGCAACTCAAAAGATAAACAAAGCCACCAAAAAAGGAGGGTTTTCATTCCGCTCGGCGAATTCTAACAATTCTAGCTCAACGTTCCTGAACCATGACAGCTTGGCATCTGATGCGCCCTTAGGTGTCA
- the LOC131547712 gene encoding adhesion G-protein coupled receptor G2 isoform X2: MATKRLSRWSFGFWSHLDSVFLLLLLLLCNPVTSSTNVTTIGTSAITPSTAPPNSTTVTGGTTAIITTTHLSTTKVDNNSSIVPLTTSHVTEQNTTAMVQTTATASNISTTIPATTFTTELHSTDNRTVESTPYTSTGNTTAFETTTNFTSTGNTTAFETTTNFTSTGNTTAFETTTNFTTFTGTPGPSSSTNITDTTPTTDQTLATTAPTPCNFYQSCVKAFYWMTVNVTVTHENEIQIQTWLYGSKLSACAVFVQKARTVVDLTDGVPIDAFMISSKSIEKSSLEDMEVTCDPKNSTKNAQCNILLQLSAPANVCCIRDALMEMNSENASVRIVGTIERVGVCADNITQISDGQYDKCDPTVKVDACNTKPQNISCGNSTNVIFTLDSQDNCTISPMPMCYCSSHCNSSNFFYYSFNINVITVMDNNNSQIYDMLKYSPCTNTSSVCNISQSFISHKKDSRVICRYTEGLNGSHLCNVKVKLDTAMDLCDIRTALEVILTPQKDVIFKGVVSRVAFCYNTSLDPLQQTLMWEQSLSTNFSSEGFCMEPNFNGNCSGGSIVILLNDSCNSSATTFQNSTTTPPSFTSNSLSNTTFINTTVTIETASVNVTTTVSSTTSGTLDAEGLLKLSANASSLNATQVEQILSQLESLLSGPNVSLALANTSVNIVNNLLDVPVAVMTPFSKRAIGVVDTVGLKLVVSGTNQSVLSQSLALAVKKVDGTNFQETSFSLIGTSNVQIRSNPSMETEDIMVQVRSTPLGSIVLPASLTQNLTAEQQRLASRVQFNFFQKTTFFQDKKLGERKLNSGIVGSSVANLSISGLQKEVLITLRNTGPIPANYVATCVFWDFGLNDGSGGWNSSGCRVLNSSAEETRCACNHLTSFGILLDISKTAINGPHSDILTYITYIGCGISAIFLSATLLTYLAFGKLRKDIPSKILIQLCLALLLLNLVFLLDAWLALYPDAVGLCISTAFFLHYFLLASFTWMALEAVHMYLALVKVFNTYITRFMVKIGLAGWGIPLVVVIIVIAINKDHYGLVTYGRYANGATNDFCWIKNDIVFYVAVVAYFSLVFLINLIMFIVVMIQLCRVKHQNPHNVQNRSSWQEMRSVAGLTVLLGLTWGFAFFAWGPVNLPFMYLFAIFNSLQGFFIFVFHCAMKENVRRQWRTYLCCGSLRLAENSEWSRTATQKINKATKKGGFSFRSANSNNSSSTFLNHDSLASDAPLGVSNPMNDRIITAAEAPSSGSDMVLNEINNQYRGQRS; encoded by the exons ATGGCAACCAAACGATTGAGTAGATGGAGTTTTGGATTCTGGAGCCATCTGGATTCtgtatttctcctgctcctgcTCCTGCTGTGCAATCCAG TAACATCGAGCACAAATGTCACAACAATTGGGACTTCAGCCATCACACCATCTACGGCACCCCCAAATTCAACAACAGTGACTGGAGGAACCACAGCTATCATTACCACAACACATTTATCTACGACCAAAGTAGACAATAACTCATCAATAGTGCCGTTAACAACAAGCCATGTTACTGAGCAAAATACAACAGCAATGGTGCAAACCACAGCCACAGCTTCTAACATAAGCACAACCATCCCAGCAACAACATTTACGACGGAATTACACAGCACTGATAATCGAACTGTGGAAAGCACACCATACACATCCACTGGAAACACAACTGCTTTTGAAACAACCACAAACTTCACATCCACTGGAAACACAACTGCTTTTGAAACAACCACAAACTTCACATCCACTGGAAACACAACTGCTTTTGAAACAACCACAAACTTCACAACATTTACAGGAACA CCCGGACCATCGTCCTCCACCAATATAACTGATACAACACCAACCACTGACCAAACATTAGCAACGACCG CACCCACACCTTGTAATTTTTATCAAAGCTGTGTGAAAG cattttactGGATGACTGTTAATGTAACAGTAACACATGAAAATGAAATACAGATCCAGACATGG CTTTATGGAAGCAAGCTAAGTGCATGTGCAGTTTTCGTACAAAAGGCTAGGACTGTGGTGGATCTCACTGACGGTGTACCAATTGATGCATTTATGATATCCAGCAAAAG TATAGAGAAATCCAGTCTTGAA GACATGGAGGTCACATGTGATCCAAAAAATAGTACAAA GAATGCACAGTGCAATATTCTTCTGCAGCTGAGTGCACCTGCCAATGTTTGCTGCATTAGAGACGCTCTGATGGAGATGAATTCAGAAAATGCCAGTGTCCGTATAGTGGGAACAATAGAAAGAGTGG GTGTGTGTGCAGATAACATAACACAGATCTCAGATGGACAATATGACAAATGTGATCCGACAGTCAAAGTTGATGCATGTAATACAAAACCACAGAACATCTCATG TGGAAACAgtacaaatgtgatttttacaCTGGATTCTCAGGATAACTGCACTATAAGTC CAATGCCAATGTGTTATTGTTCTTCACACTGCAATAGCTCAA atttcttctattacagttttaacaTCAATGTGATTACTGTAATGGACAACAATAACAGCCAA ATTTATGATATGTTGAAATACTCACCATGCACAAACACATC ATCTGTTTGTAACATATCACAGTCTTTCATAAGTCACAAGAAG GACTCACGAGTGATTTGTAGATACACGGAAGGGTTAAATGG ATCACACCTTTGTAATGTTAAAGTGAAACTAGACACAGCCATGGACTTGTGTGATATTCGCACGGCTCTAGAGGTCATCTTAACACCTCAGAAAGATGTGATCTTTAAAGGTGTTGTGAGCAGAGTTG CTTTCTGCTATAATACCTCTTTGGATCCTTTACAACAAACTCTCATGTGGGAGCAATCTCTGAGTACAAATTTCAGTTCTGAAGGCTTTTGCATGGAGCCAAACTTTAATGGAAACTG CTCAGGGGGTAGTATAGTCATTCTCCTGAATGACAGCTGTAATTCATCTGCAACCACATTCCAAAACAGTACCACAACTCCTCCATCTTTCACAAGTAACTCACTCTCTAACACAACCTTCATTAACACTACAGTCACAATAGAGACAGCTTCTGTGAATGTAACAACCACAG TGTCCTCAACCACGTCAGGTACATTAGATGCTGAAGGATTGTTGAAGTTGAGTGCAAATGCCTCGTCTTTAAACGCCACTCAGGTGGAGCAGATTTTATCACAGCTAGAGTCACTCCTCTCTGGGCCCAACGTCAGCCTGGCTCTGGCAAACACCTCCGTCAACATTGTCAACAACCTCCTTGATGTTCCTGTAGCTGTAATGACTCCTTTCTCAAAGAG GGCCATTGGGGTTGTGGACACAGTGGGTCTTAAACTGGTTGTATCAGGGACGAATCAGTCAGTACTTTCACAGTCACTGGCTCTGGCAGTGAAGAAAGTCGATGGGACCAACTTTCAGGAGACGTCCTTCTCCTTAATTGGAACATCTAATGTGCAG ATTCGAAGTAACCCCAGCATGGAGACTGAAGACATCATGGTTCAGGTTCGGTCCACTCCTCTGGGTTCAATCGTCCTCCCAGCATCCCTCACACAGAACCTCACGGCAGAACAGCAGCGGCTCGCATCCAGAGTCCAGTTCAACTTCTTCCAGAAGACCACCTTCTTCCAG GACAAAAAACTGGGTGAACGTAAACTAAACAGCGGGATTGTGGGTAGCAGTGTGGCTAACCTGAGCATCTCAGGTCTACAGAAGGAAGTGCTGATAACCCTGCGAAACACAGGGCCCATTCCG GCTAACTATGTAGCTACCTGTGTATTCTGGGACTTTGGATTGAATG ATGGCTCGGGTGGCTGGAATTCTTCTGGGTGCCGTGTGCTTAATTCTTCTGCTGAAGAAACCCGGTGCGCCTGCAATCACCTTACCAGCTTCGGTATTCTGCTA GACATTTCCAAGACTGCCATCAATGGACCGCATTCTGACATTCTGACATACATTACGTACATCGGATGTGGCATCTCAGCCATTTTCCTCTCTGCCACCCTGCTCACATATCTGGCCTTTGG TAAACTGCGCAAAGACATTCCGTCGAAGATCCTGATTCAGCTGTGTTTGGCCTTGCTGCTGCTAAACCTGGTGTTCCTATTGGACGCCTGGCTGGCTCTGTACCCAGATGCCGTGGGTCTTTGCATCTCCACTGCTTTTTTCCTGCATTATTTCCTCCTGGCGTCCTTTACCTGGATGGCACTGGAAGCTGTCCACATGTATCTGGCCCTCGTCAAGGTGTTCAACACCTACATCACCCGCTTTATGGTCAAGATAGGACTTGCTGGATGGG GCATTCCTCTCGTGGTAGTCATAATAGTCATAGCTATTAACAAAGACCACTATGGCCTTGTGACGTATGGGAGATATGCAAATGGAGCGACTAATGATTT CTGCTGGATAAAAAACGACATTGTCTTCTATGTTGCTGTGGTGGCGTACTTCAGTCTTGTCTTCCTGATAAACCTCATCATGTTTATCGTGGTTATGATCCAGCTGTGTCGCGTTAAGCATCAGAACCCTCACAACGTGCAGAATCGCAGCAGCTGGCAGGAGATGCGCAGTGTTGCTGGACTCACCGTGCTTCTGGGCCTCACCTGGGGCTTCGCTTTCTTCGCCTGGGGTCCTGTTAACCTACCCTTCATGTACCTGTTTGCTATTTTTAACTCTTTACAAG GATTCTTCATATTTGTGTTCCATTGTGCCATGAAAGAAAACGTCAGACGACAATGGAGGACATACCTGTGTTGTGGCAGCCTGAGGCTGGCAGAAAATTCAG AATGGAGTCGCACAGCAACTCAAAAGATAAACAAAGCCACCAAAAAAGGAGGGTTTTCATTCCGCTCGGCGAATTCTAACAATTCTAGCTCAACGTTCCTGAACCATGACAGCTTGGCATCTGATGCGCCCTTAGGTGTCA